Proteins encoded in a region of the Neodiprion virginianus isolate iyNeoVirg1 chromosome 2, iyNeoVirg1.1, whole genome shotgun sequence genome:
- the LOC124298135 gene encoding N-alpha-acetyltransferase 60 has translation MAAPFNWYSQQQADGNGLCCEVTTECNGNENTSKHTAVTVPLCILADVQLRFLCPEDLEEVRTLCEDWFPIDYPYTWYEEITSSSRFYALAAVYGGVIIGLIVAEIKPYWKVNKEDRGILCSSLDDESLVGYILSLGVRRAYRRNGIASLLLEQLLAHVTAPERSTVKVVFLHVLSSNAPAILFYQRCHFRLHSFLPYYYSIHGKCKDGFTYVLYVNGGHAPWGLWDWMRHVAGAIVSLGPCRVPHWIWQRLLWAATLLSYHR, from the exons ATGGCTGCGCCCTTTAACTGGTACAGTCAACAGCAAGCCGACGGCAATGGCTTATGCTGTGAAGTGACGACTGAATGCAATGGGAACGAGAACACATCAAAACACACCGCTGTCACGGTGCCTCTTTGCATCCTGGCAGACGTTCAACTCCGTTTCTTATGTCCTGAGGATTTGGAGGAAGTCCGAACTTTGTGTGAAGACTGGTTTCCAATAG ATTACCCATACACCTGGTACGAGGAGATAACCAGTTCGTCACGATTTTACGCGCTGGCAGCGGTGTACGGAGGAGTGATAATAGGATTGATAGTAGCAGAGATAAAACCTTACTGGAAAGTGAACAAAGAAGATCGTGGTATTTTGTGCTCTAGTCTCGACGACGAATCGCTTGTCGGATATATATTAAGTTTAGGGGTAAGACGTGCCTACAGACGAAATGGCATAGCTTCGCTCCTCCTGGAGCAATTGTTGGCACATGTTACGGCACCCGAACGCTCGACAGTCAAGGTGGTGTTTTTACATGTGTTGTCAAGCAACGCACCAGCGATACTATTCTATCAAAGATGCCATTTTCGGCTCCACAGCTTTCTACCTTATTACTACTCTATCCATGGCAAGTGTAAAGACGGCTTTACTTACGTTCTCTACGTAAACGGAGGCCATGCTCCATGGGGATTATGGGACTGGATGCGCCATGTGGCCGGAGCCATTGTGAGTCTCGGACCCTGCAGAGTGCCGCATTGGATATGGCAGAGACTGCTCTGGGCGGCGACTCTTCTTTCATACCATAGATGA